From Cellulomonas dongxiuzhuiae, the proteins below share one genomic window:
- a CDS encoding phosphoketolase family protein yields the protein MTSTTADQPAGSGPIAPGSFAAGEARTAWRRGADQVDDATLQRLEKWWRAANYLSVGQIYLLDNPLLRRPLSRDDVKPRLLGHWGTTPGLNFLYAHLNRAVAEREQSTIYITGPGHGGPGLVASAYLDGTYSEVYSDVTQDEEGLRRLFRQFSFPGGIPSHVAPETPGSIHEGGELGYALSHAYGAAFDNPHLLVAAVVGDGEAETGPLATSWHSNKFVNPQQDGIVLPILHLNGYKIANPTILARIPDDELTDLMRGYGHTPHLFVAGFDDEDQLSIHRRFAVLLDEVLDEIADIKARAATGDLTRPMYPMIVFRTPKGWTGPAEIDGKKTTGSWRAHQVPLANARDTPEHLAVLEAWLRSYRPDELFDATGRVDDDVSALAPEGDLRMSANPHANGGQLLRDLRLPDFRDYAQDVPAPGATFAEAPRVLGEFLTEVIRRNPDNFRIFGPDETASNRLQAVYDVTAKQWNAEFEGPEVDEHLERAGRVMEMLSEHQCQGWLEGYLLTGRHGLFTSYEAFIHIVDSMFNQHAKWLKVTNDIPWRRPIASLNYLLSSHVWRQDHNGFSHQDPGFIDHVVNKKAEVVRVYLPPDANTLLSTYDHCLRSRQYVNVVVSGKQPAPNFLTMEQAVAHCTRGLGIWEWAGSEAQDEEPDVVLACAGDVPTLEVLAAADILRRELPQLKVRVVNVVDLMRLQDAREHPHGLSDREFDTIFTADRPIVFAYHGYPWLIHRLTYRRNGHANLHVRGYKEEGTTTTPFDMVMLNDLDRFHLVIDVIDHVHWLRASQAGLRQRMLDERIRARQYTRAHGEDIPEVRDWVWPDVGETATEEGGPQPSRAPVAADTGGDNE from the coding sequence ATGACTTCCACCACCGCGGACCAGCCTGCCGGCTCCGGTCCCATCGCCCCCGGGTCGTTCGCGGCGGGCGAGGCTCGGACCGCCTGGCGCAGAGGCGCCGACCAGGTCGACGACGCGACGCTGCAGCGCCTCGAGAAGTGGTGGCGTGCCGCCAACTACCTCTCGGTCGGCCAGATCTACCTGCTCGACAACCCGCTGCTGCGCCGGCCGCTGAGCCGCGACGACGTCAAGCCGCGCCTGCTCGGCCACTGGGGCACGACCCCCGGCCTGAACTTCCTGTACGCGCACCTCAACCGTGCGGTCGCCGAGCGCGAGCAGTCGACCATCTACATCACCGGCCCGGGCCACGGCGGCCCCGGTCTCGTCGCCAGCGCCTACCTCGACGGGACGTACTCCGAGGTGTACTCGGACGTCACGCAGGACGAGGAGGGGCTGCGCCGGCTGTTCCGGCAGTTCTCCTTCCCCGGCGGCATCCCGTCGCACGTCGCCCCGGAGACCCCCGGCTCGATCCACGAGGGCGGTGAGCTCGGGTACGCGCTGAGCCACGCCTACGGCGCCGCGTTCGACAACCCGCACCTGCTGGTGGCGGCCGTCGTGGGCGACGGCGAGGCGGAGACGGGACCGCTGGCGACGAGCTGGCACTCCAACAAGTTCGTCAACCCGCAGCAGGACGGCATCGTCCTGCCGATCCTGCACCTCAACGGCTACAAGATCGCGAACCCCACGATCCTGGCCCGCATCCCCGACGACGAGCTCACCGACCTCATGCGCGGCTACGGGCACACGCCCCACCTGTTCGTCGCGGGCTTCGACGACGAGGACCAGCTCTCGATCCACCGGCGGTTCGCGGTGCTGCTCGACGAGGTGCTCGACGAGATCGCCGACATCAAGGCGCGCGCGGCGACCGGCGACCTGACGCGCCCCATGTACCCGATGATCGTGTTCCGCACCCCCAAGGGCTGGACGGGTCCGGCGGAGATCGACGGCAAGAAGACGACCGGCTCGTGGCGCGCGCACCAGGTGCCGCTCGCCAACGCGCGGGACACCCCCGAGCACCTGGCGGTGCTCGAGGCCTGGCTGCGGTCGTACCGTCCCGACGAGCTCTTCGACGCCACGGGCCGCGTGGACGACGACGTCTCGGCGCTCGCGCCCGAGGGCGACCTGCGGATGAGCGCCAACCCGCACGCCAACGGCGGTCAGCTCCTGCGCGACCTGCGCCTGCCGGACTTCCGCGACTACGCGCAGGACGTTCCCGCGCCCGGTGCCACGTTCGCCGAGGCGCCGCGCGTGCTCGGCGAGTTCCTCACCGAGGTCATCCGCCGCAACCCCGACAACTTCCGGATCTTCGGTCCGGACGAGACCGCGTCGAACCGTCTGCAGGCCGTGTACGACGTGACGGCGAAGCAGTGGAACGCCGAGTTCGAGGGGCCGGAGGTCGACGAGCACCTCGAGCGTGCCGGGCGCGTCATGGAGATGCTCTCGGAGCACCAGTGCCAGGGCTGGCTCGAGGGCTACCTGCTCACGGGGCGCCACGGGCTGTTCACGTCGTACGAGGCGTTCATCCACATCGTCGACTCGATGTTCAACCAGCACGCCAAGTGGCTCAAGGTCACCAACGACATCCCGTGGCGCCGGCCGATCGCGAGCCTCAACTACCTGCTGTCGAGCCACGTGTGGCGCCAGGACCACAACGGCTTCAGCCACCAGGACCCGGGCTTCATCGACCACGTGGTCAACAAGAAGGCCGAGGTCGTGCGGGTCTACCTGCCGCCGGACGCGAACACGCTGCTGAGCACGTACGACCACTGCCTGCGCAGCCGGCAGTACGTCAACGTCGTCGTGTCCGGCAAGCAGCCCGCGCCCAACTTCCTCACGATGGAGCAGGCGGTCGCCCACTGCACGCGCGGCCTGGGCATCTGGGAGTGGGCCGGGTCGGAGGCGCAGGACGAGGAGCCGGACGTGGTCCTCGCGTGCGCGGGCGACGTGCCGACGCTCGAGGTGCTCGCCGCGGCGGACATCCTGCGCCGTGAGCTGCCGCAGCTCAAGGTGCGCGTCGTCAACGTCGTGGACCTCATGCGCCTGCAGGACGCGCGCGAGCACCCGCACGGCCTGTCCGACCGGGAGTTCGACACGATCTTCACGGCCGACCGGCCGATCGTGTTCGCCTACCACGGCTACCCGTGGCTCATCCACCGCCTCACGTACCGCCGCAACGGGCACGCGAACCTGCACGTGCGCGGGTACAAGGAGGAGGGCACGACGACCACGCCCTTCGACATGGTGATGCTCAACGACCTCGACCGGTTCCACCTGGTCATCGACGTCATCGACCACGTGCACTGGCTGCGCGCGTCCCAGGCGGGGCTGCGCCAGCGGATGCTCGACGAGCGCATCCGTGCCCGGCAGTACACGCGCGCGCACGGCGAGGACATCCCCGAGGTGCGTGACTGGGTGTGGCCCGACGTCGGCGAGACCGCCACCGAGGAGGGCGGCCCGCAGCCGTCGCGCGCACCGGTCGCCGCCGACACGGGCGGGGACAACGAGTAG
- the pta gene encoding phosphate acetyltransferase: MARTIYVMSAEGDTGKSVVALGLVDLLTRTVQRVGVFRPVARSTEERDYVLELLLEHDGVDIAYEDAVGATYDEVIDDPEAALSRIVSRFHDVGRRCDAVVVVGTDYTDVAGPTELAYNARIAANLGAPVLLVVNGAQRSLEDVHHAVDVATTEIVANHAQVVSVIANRCDPASLDQVRAALAGEVPVWAVPDSPLLYAPTLRQLMHAVGGTLTGGDEELLGREVLDVLVGAMSIEHLLDRLQDGAVVITPGDRADVLLGLLMAHQAEGFPSLAGLILNGGLTPAPSIERLVAGLGSRLPLITTSLGTFRSASAAAATRGRLTHDAQRKVDVALALFEQHVDGSELLAMLAVPRPGVVTPLMFEYTLLDRARSHRKHVVLPEGNDDRILRAASTLLQRQVADLTILGDETAIRARATELGLDLDGAQVLDPKNGATLERFAEVYTELRRHKGMTVERAREIVSSVSYFGTLMVQLGMADGMVSGALHTTAHTIKPAFEIIKTTPGVNSVSSCFLMCLEDRVLVYADCAVIPDPTAEQLADIAISSAATAVQFGIEPLIAMLSYSTGESGSGADVEKVREATRLVRERRPDLSVEGPIQYDAAVDASVAMTKMPDSAVAGRATVLVFPDLNTGNNTYKAVQRSAGAVAIGPVLQGLRKPVNDLSRGALVQDIVNTVAITAIQAQALDQASVAAGEPGTVTTPEA; this comes from the coding sequence GTGGCCAGGACGATCTACGTCATGTCGGCCGAGGGTGACACGGGCAAGTCCGTCGTCGCCCTGGGTCTCGTCGACCTGCTGACGCGCACGGTGCAGCGCGTCGGCGTCTTCCGCCCCGTCGCACGGTCGACCGAGGAGCGGGACTACGTCCTCGAGCTGCTGCTCGAGCACGACGGCGTCGACATCGCCTACGAGGACGCCGTCGGGGCGACGTACGACGAGGTGATCGACGACCCCGAGGCCGCGCTGTCGCGGATCGTGTCGCGGTTCCACGACGTGGGGCGCCGCTGCGACGCCGTCGTGGTGGTCGGCACCGACTACACCGACGTCGCCGGGCCCACCGAGCTCGCCTACAACGCGCGGATCGCGGCGAACCTCGGTGCGCCCGTCCTGCTCGTGGTCAACGGTGCGCAGCGCTCGCTCGAGGACGTGCACCACGCCGTCGACGTCGCGACGACGGAGATCGTGGCGAACCACGCCCAGGTCGTCTCGGTCATCGCCAACCGCTGCGACCCCGCCTCGCTCGACCAGGTGCGCGCGGCGCTCGCCGGCGAGGTCCCCGTCTGGGCGGTACCCGACTCCCCCCTGCTGTACGCCCCCACGCTGCGCCAGCTCATGCACGCGGTCGGCGGCACGCTGACCGGCGGCGACGAGGAGCTGCTGGGCCGCGAGGTGCTCGACGTGCTGGTCGGCGCCATGTCGATCGAGCACCTGCTGGACCGGCTGCAGGACGGTGCCGTCGTCATCACCCCGGGCGACCGCGCCGACGTGCTGCTGGGCCTGCTCATGGCGCACCAGGCCGAGGGCTTCCCGTCGCTCGCGGGCCTGATCCTCAACGGCGGGCTCACGCCCGCCCCCTCCATCGAGCGCCTCGTCGCGGGCCTCGGCTCGCGCCTGCCGCTCATCACGACGTCCCTGGGCACGTTCCGCTCCGCGAGCGCCGCGGCCGCGACCCGCGGGCGGCTGACGCACGACGCGCAGCGCAAGGTGGACGTCGCGCTCGCGCTGTTCGAGCAGCACGTCGACGGGTCCGAGCTGCTCGCGATGCTGGCCGTCCCGCGCCCCGGCGTGGTGACCCCGCTCATGTTCGAGTACACGCTGCTCGACCGCGCGCGCTCGCACCGCAAGCACGTGGTCCTCCCGGAGGGCAACGACGACCGCATCCTGCGGGCGGCCTCCACGCTCCTGCAGCGCCAGGTGGCCGACCTGACGATCCTCGGCGACGAGACGGCGATCCGTGCGCGGGCGACCGAGCTCGGGCTCGACCTCGACGGTGCGCAGGTCCTCGACCCCAAGAACGGCGCGACCCTCGAGCGGTTCGCCGAGGTCTACACCGAGCTGCGCCGCCACAAGGGCATGACCGTCGAGCGGGCGCGCGAGATCGTCTCCTCGGTCTCGTACTTCGGCACGCTGATGGTCCAGCTCGGCATGGCCGACGGCATGGTGTCCGGCGCCCTGCACACGACCGCGCACACCATCAAGCCCGCCTTCGAGATCATCAAGACGACGCCCGGCGTGAACAGCGTGTCGAGCTGCTTCCTCATGTGCCTCGAGGACCGGGTGCTCGTCTACGCGGACTGCGCCGTCATCCCCGACCCGACCGCCGAGCAGCTCGCCGACATCGCGATCTCCTCGGCCGCCACCGCCGTGCAGTTCGGCATCGAGCCGCTCATCGCGATGCTCTCCTACTCGACCGGCGAGTCCGGCTCGGGTGCGGACGTCGAGAAGGTCCGCGAGGCCACGCGGCTGGTCCGCGAGCGGCGTCCCGACCTGTCCGTCGAGGGCCCGATCCAGTACGACGCCGCCGTGGACGCGTCGGTCGCGATGACCAAGATGCCGGACTCGGCCGTCGCGGGACGGGCGACCGTCCTGGTGTTCCCCGACCTCAACACCGGCAACAACACGTACAAGGCCGTGCAGCGCTCGGCCGGCGCCGTCGCCATCGGCCCGGTCCTGCAGGGGCTGCGCAAGCCCGTCAACGACCTGTCACGGGGTGCGCTCGTGCAGGACATCGTCAACACCGTCGCGATCACCGCGATCCAGGCGCAGGCGCTCGACCAGGCCTCCGTCGCCGCCGGGGAGCCCGGCACCGTCACGACACCGGAGGCATGA
- a CDS encoding acetate/propionate family kinase: MSTSTPSDQPRASVLVINSGSSSIKYQLVTPDDGRAVASGLVEQIGESTGAVKHVAHGVTTRRELPVPDHAEGLRIVLGLFEEIGPDLSAAHVVAVGHRVVQGGARFDGPVRVDAKVERDIDELSPLAPLHNPANLTGIRVAQALLPDVPHVAVFDTAFFHHLPAAAATYAIDIEVATKYRVRRYGAHGTSHQYVSDKVARVLGRPLEELNQIVLHLGNGASASAVRGGVAVETSMGMTPLEGLVMGTRSGDLDPAVLFHLHRNAGMSVEELDDLLNRRSGIKGLSGVNDFRALHELVEKGDAGARLALDVYLHRLRKYVGAYYAVLGGVDVITFTAGVGENDDVVRAGALCGLEGMGIVIDHERNAGRKSEPTVISADGSRVTVMVVPTNEELAIARQSVEVVGA, translated from the coding sequence ATGAGCACGTCCACCCCGTCGGACCAGCCGCGCGCGAGCGTGCTGGTCATCAACTCCGGCTCGTCGTCGATCAAGTACCAGCTGGTCACCCCGGACGACGGCCGGGCCGTCGCCTCCGGCCTGGTCGAGCAGATCGGCGAGAGCACAGGCGCCGTCAAGCACGTCGCCCACGGCGTCACGACGCGCCGCGAGCTGCCCGTGCCGGACCACGCGGAGGGTCTGCGGATCGTCCTGGGGCTGTTCGAGGAGATCGGGCCGGACCTGTCGGCCGCCCACGTCGTGGCCGTCGGACACCGCGTCGTCCAGGGCGGGGCCCGGTTCGACGGGCCGGTGCGCGTCGACGCCAAGGTCGAGCGGGACATCGACGAGCTGTCGCCGCTGGCACCCCTGCACAACCCGGCGAACCTCACGGGCATCCGCGTCGCGCAGGCGCTGCTGCCGGACGTGCCGCACGTGGCGGTCTTCGACACCGCGTTCTTCCACCACCTGCCCGCCGCCGCGGCGACGTACGCGATCGACATCGAGGTGGCCACGAAGTACCGCGTGCGCCGCTACGGGGCGCACGGCACGTCGCACCAGTACGTGTCGGACAAGGTCGCGCGGGTCCTGGGGCGTCCCCTCGAGGAGCTCAACCAGATCGTGCTGCACCTCGGCAACGGCGCGTCCGCGTCGGCCGTGCGCGGTGGCGTCGCGGTCGAGACCTCGATGGGCATGACCCCGCTCGAGGGCCTGGTCATGGGCACGCGCTCGGGCGACCTCGACCCGGCCGTCCTGTTCCACCTGCACCGCAACGCGGGCATGAGCGTCGAGGAGCTCGACGACCTGCTCAACCGCCGCTCGGGCATCAAGGGCCTGTCGGGCGTGAACGACTTCCGGGCCCTGCACGAGCTCGTCGAGAAGGGCGACGCCGGCGCGCGGCTCGCGCTCGACGTCTACCTGCACCGCCTGCGCAAGTACGTCGGCGCCTACTACGCGGTGCTCGGCGGCGTCGACGTCATCACCTTCACGGCGGGCGTCGGCGAGAACGACGACGTCGTGCGCGCGGGGGCCCTGTGCGGGCTGGAGGGCATGGGCATCGTGATCGACCACGAGCGCAACGCCGGCCGCAAGAGCGAGCCGACGGTGATCTCCGCGGACGGCTCGCGCGTGACCGTGATGGTCGTGCCGACCAACGAGGAGCTGGCGATCGCGCGGCAGTCGGTGGAGGTCGTCGGCGCCTGA
- a CDS encoding succinic semialdehyde dehydrogenase: protein MAHEHADLQDPETDPLATYVLEPDDLRPLLARVVAGPGHATSTSVAPFTGAPIAAVPLTHVGDLPDAARRARAAQRLWAARPVAARAAVLLRVHDLLLERQSDVLDLLQVETGKARTHAWEELGEVANTARYYALRARRLLASRRVRGLTGPFSSARVLRHPLGVVAIVTPWNYPLSLGLGDALTALVAGNAVLLRADPQTALTLLWCAELLEDAGLPADLVQVVVGGPDVGMALLEHVDQAGFTGSTRSGRVFAARAGELGVPVTLELGGKNAMYVAADVDVEAAAEGAVRACFGSAGQLCASIERLYVHEDVQDAFVAALVRRTAALRLGSGLDYRADMGSLVGTAQLARVVEHVEDAVGHGATVLVGGEQRPDLGPYFYEPTVLSDVPQAARAYREETFGPVVAVYPVASDDEAVAAMNDSELGLVAAVWTRSAARGAALATRVRAGAVVVNDSHHLLWGSVGAPLGGVGASGHGRRHGREGLWETTWTQSVVAQRGVHVGRTVGIRQIHELGTEVWPRVFTRLLRVERALRLP, encoded by the coding sequence ATGGCGCACGAGCATGCCGACCTGCAGGACCCGGAGACCGACCCGCTCGCCACGTACGTGCTCGAGCCGGACGACCTCCGCCCGCTCCTGGCCCGCGTGGTCGCCGGCCCCGGTCACGCGACGTCCACGTCCGTCGCCCCGTTCACCGGGGCGCCGATCGCCGCCGTGCCGCTCACGCACGTCGGCGACCTGCCCGACGCAGCCCGTCGGGCCAGGGCCGCCCAGCGCCTGTGGGCGGCGCGGCCCGTGGCCGCGCGCGCCGCGGTGCTGCTGCGCGTGCACGACCTGCTCCTCGAGCGGCAGTCGGACGTGCTCGACCTGCTCCAGGTCGAGACGGGCAAGGCACGCACGCACGCCTGGGAGGAGCTCGGCGAGGTCGCCAACACGGCGCGCTACTACGCCCTGCGCGCCCGCCGGCTGCTCGCGTCGCGTCGCGTGCGGGGCCTGACGGGCCCCTTCTCCTCGGCGCGCGTGCTGCGGCACCCGCTCGGCGTCGTCGCGATCGTCACCCCCTGGAACTACCCGCTGTCGCTCGGGCTGGGGGACGCCCTGACCGCCCTCGTCGCGGGCAACGCGGTCCTGCTGCGCGCCGACCCGCAGACGGCGCTCACGCTGCTGTGGTGCGCCGAGCTGCTCGAGGACGCGGGCCTGCCGGCCGACCTCGTGCAGGTCGTCGTCGGGGGTCCCGACGTCGGGATGGCGCTGCTCGAGCACGTCGACCAGGCCGGGTTCACCGGCTCGACGCGCTCCGGGCGCGTGTTCGCGGCGCGCGCGGGCGAGCTGGGCGTGCCGGTCACGCTCGAGCTCGGCGGCAAGAACGCGATGTACGTGGCCGCCGACGTCGACGTCGAGGCAGCCGCCGAGGGTGCGGTGCGCGCGTGCTTCGGGTCGGCCGGTCAGCTGTGCGCGAGCATCGAGCGCCTCTACGTCCACGAGGACGTGCAGGACGCGTTCGTGGCTGCCCTCGTGCGGCGCACGGCCGCGCTGCGGCTCGGGTCGGGCCTCGACTACCGCGCCGACATGGGCTCGCTCGTCGGCACCGCGCAGCTCGCGCGCGTCGTCGAGCACGTCGAGGACGCGGTCGGGCACGGCGCCACCGTCCTCGTCGGCGGCGAGCAGCGCCCGGACCTGGGTCCGTACTTCTACGAGCCGACGGTGCTGTCCGACGTGCCCCAGGCCGCTCGCGCGTACCGCGAGGAGACGTTCGGCCCCGTCGTGGCCGTGTACCCGGTGGCGTCGGACGACGAGGCCGTCGCCGCCATGAACGACTCCGAGCTCGGGCTCGTCGCCGCCGTGTGGACGCGCTCGGCGGCGCGCGGCGCGGCGCTCGCGACGCGCGTGCGTGCCGGTGCCGTGGTCGTCAACGACAGCCACCACCTGCTGTGGGGGAGCGTCGGCGCGCCGCTCGGCGGGGTCGGCGCGTCGGGGCACGGGCGGCGCCACGGTCGTGAGGGCCTGTGGGAGACGACGTGGACGCAGTCCGTCGTGGCCCAGCGCGGCGTGCACGTGGGCCGCACGGTCGGCATCCGGCAGATCCACGAGCTCGGCACCGAGGTGTGGCCGCGCGTGTTCACGCGCCTGCTGCGCGTCGAGCGGGCGCTGCGCCTGCCCTGA
- a CDS encoding ABC transporter substrate-binding protein — MRTAPSRRALRPLVAATAVSLLLAACATGGTDEPAGDATSADASGAFPVTLASAFGETTIESEPTAVATVNWGNHDVPIALGVVPVGFAKATYGDNDTDGVHPWTYEALEELDATGDALPELFDETDGIPFEAVNNTAPDVVLAAYSGLTEEDFTTLSQIAPTVSWPEFAWGTNWKDMALINGEALGRKAEAQALVDDVLAQIDDALAERPDVEGKTVAYTWIDPADPSTIGVYTPLDARVQLLEDLGMQTAPSVVELAGDTEEFFVNLAAEQADTLSDVDVLVTYGDDTTLATLQADPLLNKIPAVARGSVVVVPDGDPISSATSGPTVLSVPWALDAYLDLFQAAAAQVG, encoded by the coding sequence ATGCGCACTGCGCCCTCCCGCCGCGCCTTGCGACCGCTGGTCGCCGCGACCGCCGTGTCGCTCCTGCTCGCCGCGTGCGCCACCGGCGGCACGGACGAGCCCGCCGGCGACGCCACCTCCGCCGACGCCTCGGGCGCGTTCCCCGTCACGCTGGCCAGCGCGTTCGGGGAGACGACGATCGAGTCGGAGCCGACCGCGGTGGCCACCGTCAACTGGGGCAACCACGACGTGCCGATCGCCCTGGGCGTCGTGCCGGTCGGCTTCGCGAAGGCGACGTACGGCGACAACGACACCGACGGTGTCCACCCCTGGACGTACGAGGCGCTGGAGGAGCTGGACGCGACCGGCGACGCGCTGCCGGAGCTCTTCGACGAGACGGACGGCATCCCGTTCGAGGCCGTCAACAACACGGCGCCCGACGTCGTGCTCGCGGCGTACTCCGGGCTGACCGAGGAGGACTTCACGACCCTCTCGCAGATCGCGCCCACCGTGTCGTGGCCCGAGTTCGCCTGGGGGACGAACTGGAAGGACATGGCGCTCATCAACGGGGAGGCCCTCGGACGCAAGGCCGAGGCGCAGGCGCTCGTCGACGACGTCCTGGCCCAGATCGACGACGCCCTCGCGGAGCGCCCCGACGTCGAGGGCAAGACCGTCGCCTACACCTGGATCGACCCGGCCGACCCGAGCACGATCGGGGTCTACACGCCGCTCGACGCGCGCGTCCAGCTCCTCGAGGACCTCGGCATGCAGACCGCGCCGTCGGTCGTCGAGCTCGCCGGGGACACCGAGGAGTTCTTCGTCAACCTCGCGGCCGAGCAGGCCGACACGCTGTCCGACGTCGACGTGCTCGTCACCTACGGCGACGACACGACGCTCGCGACGCTCCAGGCGGACCCGCTGCTCAACAAGATCCCCGCCGTGGCGCGCGGTTCGGTCGTCGTCGTCCCCGACGGCGACCCGATCTCCTCGGCCACGTCGGGCCCGACCGTCCTGTCGGTGCCGTGGGCGCTCGACGCGTACCTCGACCTGTTCCAGGCCGCGGCCGCGCAGGTCGGATGA
- a CDS encoding FecCD family ABC transporter permease, which yields MTLTAAPGTPAATLGGRPASLRRRRTIGLAACVLAVLLAVVASLAFGARVVGPSDVVAGVLHPDTSDIAQAAVRSRVARTFLGLLVGAALGVGGAVLQGLTRNPLADPALLGISSGASLAVVLGIMLLGLSTLTQYVWMAFAGAALASVLVYAIGSLGREGATPLKLALAGAATTAALGSGVSMVLLSRTDVLDTFRFWQVGSLGRASFAEIGQVLPFLAVGAVLAVGCARGMDAIALGDDVAVGLGQRVGAIRAVGGTAAVLLCGTAVAVAGPIGFVGLVIPHLARTFTGPSHRWLLPTSAALGAALLLAADVIGRVVARPQEIEVGIVTAVLGAPVFIAIIRRHKVAAL from the coding sequence ATGACCCTCACCGCCGCACCCGGGACGCCGGCCGCCACCCTCGGGGGGCGGCCGGCGTCCCTGCGGCGTCGACGCACGATCGGGCTCGCCGCGTGCGTGCTGGCGGTGCTGCTCGCCGTCGTCGCGTCGCTCGCGTTCGGCGCACGCGTCGTCGGTCCGTCCGACGTCGTCGCGGGCGTGCTGCACCCCGACACGTCCGACATCGCGCAGGCCGCCGTGCGCTCGCGCGTCGCGCGCACCTTCCTCGGCCTGCTCGTCGGCGCCGCGCTCGGCGTCGGCGGCGCGGTCCTGCAGGGCCTGACGCGCAACCCGCTCGCGGACCCCGCGCTGCTGGGCATCAGCTCCGGGGCGTCGCTCGCGGTCGTCCTCGGGATCATGCTGCTCGGGCTGTCCACGCTCACGCAGTACGTGTGGATGGCGTTCGCGGGCGCCGCGCTCGCGTCGGTGCTGGTCTACGCGATCGGGTCGCTGGGCCGGGAGGGCGCCACACCGCTCAAGCTCGCGCTCGCCGGGGCCGCGACGACGGCAGCGCTCGGCTCGGGCGTGTCCATGGTGCTGCTCTCGCGCACCGACGTGCTCGACACGTTCCGCTTCTGGCAGGTCGGGTCACTGGGCCGCGCGTCGTTCGCGGAGATCGGCCAGGTGCTGCCTTTCCTCGCCGTGGGCGCGGTCCTCGCGGTCGGCTGCGCACGCGGCATGGACGCCATCGCGCTCGGCGACGACGTGGCCGTCGGGCTCGGTCAGCGCGTCGGCGCGATCCGTGCCGTCGGCGGGACCGCGGCCGTCCTGCTGTGCGGGACCGCGGTCGCCGTCGCCGGGCCCATCGGCTTCGTCGGGCTCGTGATCCCCCACCTCGCGCGCACCTTCACCGGCCCGAGCCACCGCTGGCTGCTGCCCACCTCGGCCGCGCTCGGCGCGGCGCTGCTGCTCGCCGCCGACGTCATCGGCCGCGTGGTGGCACGCCCGCAGGAGATCGAGGTCGGCATCGTCACCGCGGTGCTCGGCGCGCCCGTGTTCATCGCCATCATCCGGCGCCACAAGGTGGCGGCGCTGTGA